A single region of the Pseudomonas granadensis genome encodes:
- a CDS encoding SCO family protein, which produces MTRTQKTVFILVAVIALILGLTVNKVLSGKGQGDPTALIDAGIILLPQSRTLPDVTMTDQDGKPLAINELQGKWSLLFFGYTFCPDICPTTLAQLRQIKSELPKDAVDKLQIVLVSVDPNRDTPKQLKQYLGYFDPQFIGLTPASIEELQKVANAVSIPFIPADTSKPNYTVDHSGNLAVIGPDGKQRGFIRAPLNNAKLVAQLPVMLNGN; this is translated from the coding sequence ATGACCCGAACCCAGAAAACCGTTTTCATCCTCGTCGCCGTGATCGCGCTGATCCTGGGCCTGACCGTCAACAAGGTGCTGAGCGGCAAAGGCCAGGGCGACCCGACCGCGCTGATCGACGCCGGAATCATTCTGCTGCCGCAAAGCCGCACCCTGCCGGATGTGACCATGACCGATCAGGACGGCAAACCGCTGGCCATCAATGAACTGCAGGGCAAATGGAGCCTGTTGTTTTTCGGCTACACCTTCTGCCCGGACATCTGCCCGACCACGCTTGCGCAACTGCGCCAGATCAAGAGCGAATTGCCCAAGGATGCGGTGGACAAGCTGCAGATCGTGCTGGTCAGCGTTGACCCGAACCGCGATACGCCAAAACAGTTGAAGCAGTACCTGGGGTATTTCGATCCGCAGTTCATTGGCCTGACGCCGGCATCGATCGAGGAGCTGCAGAAGGTTGCCAATGCGGTGAGCATTCCGTTTATTCCGGCCGACACCAGCAAGCCCAATTACACGGTGGATCACAGCGGCAACCTGGCGGTGATCGGCCCGGACGGCAAGCAGCGCGGGTTTATCCGGGCGCCGTTGAACAATGCCAAGCTGGTTGCGCAGTTGCCGGTGATGCTCAACGGCAATTAA
- the cyoE gene encoding heme o synthase: MASLIGERPTQALWRDYLELTKPKVVVLMLITSLVGMFLATRAGVPWTVLVFGNLGIALCAGGAAAVNHVVDRRIDAVMARTHKRPLAEGRVSPVAALTFALVLALLGQALLLAFTNPLTAWLTLASLLGYAVVYTGFLKRATPQNIVIGGLAGAAPPLLGWTAATGHVSAEPLLLVLIIFAWTPPHFWALAIHRKEEYAKADIPMLPVTHGEHYTKVHILLYTFALLAVSLLPYVIHMSGVLYLVCALALGARFLQWAVVLYRGTRPHAAINTFKYSIWYLFLLFIALLVDHYLLLNL; this comes from the coding sequence ATGGCGAGTCTGATCGGCGAACGTCCGACGCAAGCGCTGTGGCGCGATTATCTGGAGCTGACCAAGCCGAAAGTCGTGGTGCTGATGCTGATCACCTCGCTGGTCGGCATGTTCCTCGCCACCCGCGCGGGCGTGCCGTGGACGGTGCTGGTGTTTGGCAATCTCGGTATCGCGCTGTGCGCGGGCGGCGCGGCGGCGGTCAATCATGTCGTGGACCGGCGCATCGATGCGGTGATGGCGCGTACGCACAAGCGCCCATTGGCAGAGGGCCGGGTTTCGCCTGTGGCAGCGCTGACGTTTGCGCTGGTGCTGGCGCTGCTCGGTCAGGCCTTGTTGCTGGCCTTCACCAACCCGCTGACGGCGTGGCTGACCCTCGCCTCGTTGCTTGGTTACGCGGTGGTTTACACCGGTTTCCTCAAACGCGCGACGCCGCAAAATATCGTCATCGGCGGCCTCGCCGGCGCCGCACCGCCATTGCTCGGCTGGACCGCCGCCACCGGTCACGTCAGCGCCGAACCGCTGCTGCTGGTGTTGATCATCTTCGCCTGGACGCCGCCGCATTTCTGGGCGCTGGCCATCCACCGCAAAGAGGAATACGCCAAGGCCGACATTCCAATGCTGCCGGTGACGCACGGGGAGCACTACACCAAAGTGCACATTCTGCTGTACACCTTCGCGCTGCTGGCGGTGAGTCTGTTGCCGTACGTGATTCACATGAGCGGCGTGCTGTATCTGGTCTGTGCGCTGGCGTTGGGCGCGAGGTTTCTGCAATGGGCCGTGGTGCTGTACCGTGGCACTCGGCCGCACGCGGCGATCAACACCTTCAAGTACTCTATTTGGTACTTGTTCCTGTTGTTCATCGCCCTGCTCGTAGACCACTACTTACTGTTGAACCTATGA
- a CDS encoding COX15/CtaA family protein, whose protein sequence is MAKPGFRLALFATLLALIVVLLGAYTRLTHAGLGCPDWPGCYGFISVPKSEAQLAHAELHYPDSPVEAHKGWNEMIHRYFAGTLGLLIAVLAGRAWVNRRHPGLPLKLPLFLLAVVFAQAAFGMWTVTLKLWPQVVTGHLLGGFATLSLLFLLTLRLSGVLPALTVPRRLQYWATAGLLLVIGQIALGGWVSSNYAAVACIDFPTCHGQWLPPADFANGFHLTQHIGPNYLGGQLDSDARTAIHLTHRIGALLVTVVLLGLAWQLKVVGMTRLAGLVLVALAAQISLGISNVLFHLPLAVAVAHNIGGAALLLSMVLVNYHARTRLVRVTRPALARWHLSPRKHAVAPIALKGGTPWRV, encoded by the coding sequence ATGGCCAAACCTGGATTTCGCCTCGCGCTGTTTGCCACCCTGCTGGCGCTGATTGTCGTGCTGCTTGGCGCCTACACGCGCCTGACTCACGCCGGCCTCGGCTGCCCCGACTGGCCGGGTTGCTACGGGTTTATCAGCGTGCCGAAAAGCGAGGCGCAACTGGCCCATGCCGAACTGCATTACCCGGACTCGCCGGTGGAAGCGCACAAGGGCTGGAACGAGATGATTCACCGTTATTTCGCCGGCACCCTCGGTTTGCTGATTGCCGTTTTGGCCGGCCGCGCCTGGGTCAATCGCCGCCATCCGGGGCTGCCGTTGAAGCTGCCGCTGTTTCTGCTGGCGGTGGTGTTTGCGCAAGCGGCGTTCGGCATGTGGACGGTGACGCTCAAGCTCTGGCCGCAGGTGGTCACCGGGCATTTGCTCGGCGGCTTCGCGACCTTGAGCCTGCTGTTTCTGCTGACGCTGCGCTTGTCCGGCGTACTGCCGGCGCTGACCGTGCCCAGGCGTTTGCAATATTGGGCCACGGCCGGGTTGTTGCTGGTCATCGGGCAGATTGCTCTCGGCGGCTGGGTCAGCTCCAACTACGCCGCGGTGGCGTGCATCGACTTCCCGACCTGCCATGGGCAATGGCTGCCGCCGGCGGATTTCGCCAATGGCTTTCACCTGACCCAGCACATCGGGCCGAACTACCTCGGCGGGCAACTCGACAGTGATGCGCGCACCGCGATTCACCTGACCCATCGCATCGGCGCGCTGCTGGTGACGGTCGTGCTGCTCGGGCTGGCCTGGCAGTTGAAAGTAGTGGGCATGACGCGTCTGGCCGGGCTGGTGCTGGTGGCCCTCGCCGCGCAAATCAGCCTCGGTATCAGCAACGTGCTGTTCCATCTGCCGCTGGCAGTCGCGGTCGCGCACAACATCGGTGGCGCGGCGCTGTTGCTGAGCATGGTGCTGGTCAATTATCACGCACGCACCCGCCTCGTCCGGGTCACCCGACCGGCGCTCGCACGCTGGCACCTCAGCCCGCGTAAACACGCCGTCGCGCCCATTGCACTGAAAGGAGGAACGCCATGGCGAGTCTGA
- a CDS encoding SURF1 family protein — MKRFRPGVIPTVVVALLLPLMIALGFWQLGRGAEKTALLASYAERRAAEPMASSELATSADPAYRRVRLHGQFDAAHSLLLDNRQRGGKVGVELLQPFQDQRSGLWLLVNRGWLPWPDRRVAPQFSTPTDALTLDAWVYVAPGATFQLHADPVSRTWPQTVTAVEPGKLWQALERDGFAYEVRAEPGPASYQTDWPVVAMGPEKHLGYAVQWFAMATALLGLYVYLGLHNAKEKHHGNGHESTQHV; from the coding sequence ATGAAGCGCTTCCGGCCGGGGGTGATACCGACCGTAGTGGTCGCGTTGTTGCTGCCGCTGATGATCGCGCTGGGCTTTTGGCAACTGGGCCGCGGCGCGGAGAAAACCGCGCTGCTGGCCAGCTATGCCGAGCGCCGTGCGGCCGAACCGATGGCCAGCAGCGAACTCGCAACCAGCGCCGATCCGGCTTATCGCCGCGTGCGTCTGCACGGCCAATTCGATGCCGCGCACAGCTTGTTGCTCGATAACCGCCAGCGTGGCGGCAAGGTTGGCGTCGAGTTGCTGCAACCGTTTCAGGATCAGCGCAGCGGGTTGTGGCTGCTGGTCAATCGCGGCTGGCTGCCGTGGCCGGATCGCCGTGTCGCGCCGCAGTTCTCCACGCCTACTGATGCGCTGACGCTCGACGCCTGGGTCTACGTCGCCCCCGGCGCGACGTTCCAATTGCATGCCGATCCGGTCAGCCGCACCTGGCCGCAAACCGTCACCGCCGTCGAGCCGGGCAAGCTCTGGCAAGCCCTTGAGCGCGACGGTTTCGCCTATGAAGTGCGCGCCGAACCCGGCCCGGCCAGCTATCAGACCGATTGGCCGGTAGTCGCGATGGGCCCGGAAAAACACCTCGGCTATGCCGTGCAGTGGTTCGCCATGGCGACCGCCCTGCTCGGTCTCTACGTTTATTTGGGCTTGCACAACGCAAAGGAGAAGCACCATGGGAACGGCCATGAATCCACCCAGCATGTCTGA
- a CDS encoding twin transmembrane helix small protein, which yields MLKAAIVLMLIATVISLFSGLFFLVKDDSSSNRLVIALSVRVALAAVTVGLIAWGFYSGQLVSHVPW from the coding sequence ATGCTCAAAGCAGCGATCGTCCTGATGCTGATTGCCACGGTGATCAGCCTGTTCAGCGGCCTGTTTTTCCTGGTCAAGGACGACAGCAGCTCCAATCGCCTGGTCATCGCCTTGAGTGTTCGGGTGGCCTTGGCCGCCGTCACCGTCGGCCTGATCGCCTGGGGTTTCTACAGCGGCCAACTGGTATCCCACGTGCCGTGGTAG